A part of Desulfotomaculum nigrificans DSM 574 genomic DNA contains:
- a CDS encoding ABC transporter permease — MIKSLMLRELTYLWRDRGLRRILLLGSLVGLVLFYATYSAQVLRDIPTAVVDLDRSAASRELVQKLGQAENLKLVAFPGSYQEAQELLKRGQVIVAVVIPEHYGKNAALGRQTNVYMAIDGSNEIYATNATTAALTVAGTISANAGVKALLSRGFDPQQARDAYLGVDIREEPWFNPTLNYAYFLVLALILNVWQQCCTLAAATNIIGETGRPSWLQFKLAGTSKWTLFVSKSVVHICVFMLMILPIYFICFGLLDIPLNCNWAVFLLFTLLFAVALHSVGTLASSFARNAVDSTRFGMIIALPSFIISGYTWPLEAMPASIQHAAKLLPQTWFFQGLNYFTFKNPGWPFMRQYFLALGIIALICYSAAALITSRK, encoded by the coding sequence ATGATTAAGTCCCTGATGCTCCGGGAGTTAACCTACCTGTGGCGGGACCGGGGCCTGCGCCGCATCTTGCTGCTGGGATCTCTGGTGGGACTTGTTTTATTTTACGCCACCTACAGCGCTCAGGTACTAAGGGACATCCCCACTGCGGTGGTGGATTTGGACCGTTCCGCCGCCAGCCGGGAGCTGGTGCAAAAACTGGGTCAAGCGGAAAACTTAAAACTGGTGGCCTTTCCGGGTAGTTACCAGGAGGCCCAAGAATTGCTGAAACGGGGCCAGGTCATCGTGGCTGTGGTGATTCCCGAACATTACGGTAAAAATGCGGCCCTGGGCCGGCAAACCAATGTTTATATGGCCATTGACGGCAGTAACGAAATATATGCCACCAACGCCACCACGGCGGCACTGACAGTGGCCGGTACCATCAGCGCCAATGCCGGGGTGAAAGCACTGCTGAGCCGGGGCTTTGACCCGCAGCAGGCCCGGGATGCTTACCTTGGTGTAGACATCCGGGAGGAACCCTGGTTTAACCCCACCTTAAATTACGCCTATTTTTTGGTACTGGCCCTGATTTTAAATGTCTGGCAGCAGTGCTGTACCCTGGCGGCGGCCACGAATATCATTGGGGAAACCGGGCGACCCAGCTGGCTCCAGTTTAAATTGGCGGGCACCTCCAAGTGGACTTTGTTTGTCAGTAAATCAGTGGTACATATCTGCGTGTTCATGCTGATGATTTTGCCCATCTATTTTATTTGCTTCGGTCTGTTGGATATACCCCTAAACTGTAACTGGGCGGTGTTCTTATTATTTACCCTGCTCTTTGCGGTGGCACTGCACAGTGTGGGCACCCTGGCCTCCAGCTTTGCCCGCAATGCTGTGGATTCCACCCGCTTTGGCATGATCATCGCCCTGCCTTCGTTTATTATTTCGGGCTACACCTGGCCCCTGGAAGCTATGCCCGCCTCCATCCAACACGCAGCTAAATTGCTGCCCCAGACCTGGTTCTTCCAGGGATTGAATTACTTTACTTTTAAAAACCCGGGCTGGCCCTTTATGCGGCAGTATTTTCTGGCCCTGGGGATCATTGCCCTGATTTGTTACAGTGCCGCAGCACTGATTACATCCCGGAAGTAA
- a CDS encoding gluconeogenesis factor YvcK family protein has translation MASLLKWLYPGMKLKRWLALAVVGVALLGLGLAMLDRHLVGLMSKIIDIMANQLAGFPQWLIGAIVALIGLLMLVTGFQMAFRSIMGVIKPDNSERLVEVIYNRRSLQKGPRVVVIGGGTGLSSLLKGLKEYTSNITAIVAVTDDGGSSGRLRDNLGILPPGDIRNCLVALADKETLMEEVLQYRFASGELAGHNLGNLFLAGLTDVSGGFDGAVRALSKVLAIRGQVLPATLKNVVLGAQLVDGTEVYGECNISASRKKIKRIFLHPANCQPVPEALTAIEEADAIILGPGSLYTSVIPNLLVQGVAEAIKRSAAQKIYICNIMTQPGETIGYAASDHVAAIIDHAGPVVEHVLVNSEPIPGRLLKKYREQGAGPVKVDLHQLSRLGVRVTAKYLVQQTNVVRHQPEKLAQAVMQIILDARTAALERTPVKIYQPSRTR, from the coding sequence TTGGCCTCTTTGCTCAAATGGCTTTATCCTGGGATGAAGTTAAAACGCTGGCTGGCCCTGGCCGTGGTGGGCGTTGCCCTGCTGGGCCTGGGGTTAGCTATGCTGGATCGCCACCTGGTTGGCCTGATGAGTAAGATTATAGATATAATGGCTAATCAATTGGCAGGTTTTCCCCAATGGTTAATTGGCGCCATTGTGGCCTTAATTGGTCTCTTGATGCTGGTTACCGGTTTTCAGATGGCCTTTCGGTCAATTATGGGAGTGATTAAGCCGGATAATTCCGAACGGCTGGTGGAAGTGATTTATAACCGCCGCTCATTGCAGAAGGGGCCCCGGGTGGTGGTCATTGGCGGAGGTACTGGCCTTTCCAGTTTGCTGAAGGGCTTAAAAGAGTACACCAGCAATATTACCGCCATCGTGGCCGTTACCGATGATGGTGGCAGTTCCGGTCGCCTGCGGGATAATCTGGGTATTTTGCCGCCGGGGGATATTCGCAACTGCCTGGTGGCTTTAGCGGATAAAGAAACCCTGATGGAAGAGGTGCTGCAGTACCGCTTTGCCAGCGGGGAACTGGCCGGGCACAACCTGGGAAATTTGTTTTTAGCCGGACTTACCGACGTATCCGGTGGCTTTGACGGGGCCGTACGGGCACTGTCCAAGGTTTTGGCCATTCGGGGTCAGGTTTTACCGGCTACTCTGAAAAATGTGGTACTGGGAGCCCAACTGGTTGACGGTACCGAGGTTTATGGGGAGTGCAATATTTCCGCCAGCCGGAAAAAAATTAAACGGATTTTTCTGCATCCGGCCAACTGCCAGCCTGTGCCCGAGGCATTAACTGCCATTGAGGAAGCGGATGCCATTATTTTAGGACCGGGCAGCCTTTACACCAGTGTCATTCCCAATTTACTGGTGCAGGGAGTGGCCGAGGCCATTAAAAGATCAGCCGCCCAAAAAATTTATATTTGCAATATCATGACCCAGCCCGGCGAAACCATCGGTTATGCCGCCTCGGACCATGTGGCTGCCATTATTGACCATGCCGGCCCGGTGGTGGAGCATGTGCTGGTTAACAGTGAGCCAATTCCCGGCCGCCTGTTGAAAAAGTACCGGGAACAGGGTGCCGGGCCGGTAAAAGTGGACCTCCATCAGTTATCCCGGTTAGGGGTCCGGGTGACGGCCAAATACCTGGTGCAGCAGACCAACGTGGTGCGCCACCAGCCGGAAAAACTGGCCCAGGCGGTTATGCAAATTATTTTAGATGCCAGGACCGCCGCTTTAGAGCGGACCCCGGTGAAAATATACCAGCCGTCCCGGACCCGATAG
- a CDS encoding HPr family phosphocarrier protein, translating into MLRKSLRHYKKLDPQPVAQFVKTANQFRSEVSLEQSGHKVNGKSMMSVMELANRRGGELIIEVEGEDAPRAMEVLSNLLKPDSVSGSEE; encoded by the coding sequence ATGCTTAGAAAAAGTCTACGTCATTATAAAAAACTTGACCCCCAACCGGTGGCGCAGTTTGTGAAAACTGCTAACCAATTTCGTTCGGAGGTTTCCCTGGAACAGAGCGGACACAAGGTTAACGGCAAAAGCATGATGAGCGTTATGGAACTGGCCAACCGTCGTGGCGGAGAACTGATTATCGAGGTGGAAGGTGAAGACGCTCCCCGTGCTATGGAGGTTTTAAGTAATTTACTAAAACCTGACTCAGTGTCCGGGTCAGAGGAGTGA
- a CDS encoding TetR/AcrR family transcriptional regulator produces MSKTKKLPEENSRSEESKTRILLAAADIFSRKGLDGARVDEIAAAAQINKRMIYHYYGSKENLYVEVLRYNYNKIYVLSKGAFVPGDDPRENVRRALRRYFYFLAQDEEFVRLVSWEALNRGRYGSMVLPQLLDLTQSDLGEILQDGINRGVFRPDLDIRQVLLSIHALCLVYFTRREMIQPMWPQDLMSEDMLESRLQHILDFVFNGILKHEKA; encoded by the coding sequence ATGAGCAAGACCAAAAAGCTTCCGGAGGAAAACAGCCGGTCCGAAGAAAGCAAAACCCGGATCCTGCTGGCGGCGGCGGATATCTTCTCCCGCAAAGGGTTGGACGGGGCCCGGGTGGATGAGATCGCCGCGGCTGCGCAAATAAACAAGCGGATGATATACCACTACTACGGCAGCAAGGAAAACTTGTATGTGGAGGTACTCCGCTACAATTACAATAAGATTTATGTTTTAAGTAAGGGGGCCTTTGTGCCGGGGGATGACCCCAGGGAAAACGTCCGCCGGGCCCTGCGCCGGTATTTTTACTTTCTGGCCCAGGACGAAGAATTTGTCCGGCTGGTCAGTTGGGAAGCCCTGAATCGGGGCCGTTACGGCAGTATGGTGTTACCCCAACTTTTGGACCTGACCCAATCAGATTTGGGTGAAATTTTGCAGGACGGTATCAACCGCGGGGTTTTTCGCCCGGACCTGGACATCCGGCAGGTCTTATTAAGCATCCATGCCCTTTGCCTGGTCTACTTCACCCGGCGGGAAATGATACAGCCCATGTGGCCCCAGGATCTAATGTCGGAGGATATGCTGGAATCCCGGTTGCAACACATTTTGGACTTTGTCTTTAATGGAATTCTCAAGCATGAAAAAGCATAA
- the rapZ gene encoding RNase adapter RapZ, whose protein sequence is MTGPKLLIVTGMSGAGKTQAVQSLEDLGYFCVDNLPPALIPKFAELVSQSNGKIDKVALVVDIRGGSFFNQVNEVLSDLGQQGYKYEILFLEASDETLVRRYKESRRRHPLDTHGEVLQVIREERELLREIRGRANKIIDTSNLSNNQLKEQIIAEYGGDKDINRLLITVISFGYKYGIPLDSDLVIDVRFLPNPHYIPELRCLTGNDEPVQKYVTSHDVTREFMEKLTDFVDFLIPHYQNEGKATLMIAIGCTGGMHRSVTLANKLGEVLIQKGYRVNIRHRDIMRV, encoded by the coding sequence GTGACCGGTCCGAAATTACTTATTGTAACCGGCATGTCCGGGGCAGGAAAAACACAGGCAGTGCAAAGTCTGGAGGATTTGGGTTACTTCTGTGTGGATAATTTGCCCCCGGCGCTGATTCCTAAATTTGCTGAGCTGGTTTCTCAATCCAACGGTAAAATTGATAAAGTGGCCCTGGTGGTGGATATCCGGGGTGGGTCCTTCTTTAACCAGGTTAATGAGGTATTAAGTGATCTCGGCCAGCAGGGTTATAAATATGAAATTTTGTTTTTGGAGGCTTCGGACGAAACCCTGGTCCGCCGATACAAGGAATCCCGCCGGCGTCACCCGCTGGATACCCACGGCGAGGTGCTGCAGGTGATCCGGGAAGAGCGGGAACTGCTGCGGGAAATCAGGGGCCGGGCCAACAAAATAATTGATACATCCAATTTGTCCAATAACCAGTTAAAGGAACAAATCATTGCTGAATATGGCGGTGACAAAGACATTAACCGGTTACTGATCACTGTCATTTCCTTTGGTTATAAATACGGCATCCCACTGGACTCCGACCTGGTCATTGATGTCCGGTTTTTGCCCAATCCCCATTATATTCCGGAGCTGCGCTGTCTCACGGGGAATGATGAACCGGTGCAAAAGTATGTTACTTCTCATGATGTGACCAGGGAGTTCATGGAAAAATTAACTGACTTTGTGGATTTTCTAATCCCCCATTACCAAAATGAAGGCAAAGCCACGCTGATGATTGCCATTGGCTGCACCGGTGGTATGCACCGGTCAGTAACCCTGGCCAATAAACTGGGGGAAGTTTTAATCCAAAAGGGCTACCGGGTAAATATACGGCACCGTGATATTATGAGAGTTTAG
- a CDS encoding ROK family protein gives MQANVVAGIDLGGTKILTAVADRQGRVLAEVRLATEAAKGTRVILQNVRRSVEQAMSKAELAGLPGAIGIGVPGAVQAGLVHLAPNLGWQDYHLTKDLGQLFGCPIAVANDANLAALGEHCFGAGQGSDNMVYITVSTGVGGGIIYQGEIMAGVSGTAGEIGHITIDPQGPRCNCGGKGCLEAIASGTAIARQARELAAQGRGQGILSHVDADGVITATAVGRAAAAADPEAREILHRAAGALGIGLAAVANILNPSLIVIGGGVMAMREIIWPVMEAEFNARTHRGARRAVTLVNAALGGRAGVLGALALALKEVGGVTGATHPPV, from the coding sequence ATGCAGGCCAATGTGGTGGCCGGTATTGACCTGGGAGGCACGAAAATTCTCACTGCCGTGGCGGATCGGCAGGGACGGGTTTTGGCCGAGGTGCGTCTGGCCACCGAGGCAGCCAAAGGTACCCGGGTGATACTGCAAAATGTACGCCGGTCAGTGGAACAAGCCATGAGTAAGGCTGAACTAGCGGGCCTGCCCGGTGCCATAGGCATTGGGGTGCCAGGGGCGGTGCAGGCAGGCCTGGTCCACCTGGCCCCTAACCTGGGCTGGCAGGACTACCATTTAACTAAGGACCTGGGCCAATTATTTGGTTGTCCCATTGCCGTGGCCAATGATGCCAACCTGGCCGCCCTGGGTGAGCACTGCTTCGGAGCGGGACAGGGCAGTGACAATATGGTGTACATTACCGTCAGTACCGGGGTGGGCGGCGGTATCATTTATCAGGGTGAAATCATGGCCGGAGTTTCCGGCACCGCCGGGGAAATCGGCCACATTACCATTGACCCCCAGGGCCCCCGCTGCAACTGCGGCGGCAAAGGTTGTTTGGAGGCCATCGCCTCCGGCACCGCCATTGCCCGGCAGGCCAGGGAATTGGCGGCCCAGGGCCGGGGACAGGGAATTTTATCCCATGTTGATGCGGATGGTGTCATTACTGCCACAGCAGTAGGTCGGGCGGCGGCCGCCGCCGACCCGGAAGCCAGGGAAATTTTGCACCGGGCAGCCGGTGCCCTGGGCATTGGCTTAGCCGCTGTAGCCAATATATTAAACCCTTCTTTAATTGTCATTGGCGGCGGCGTGATGGCCATGCGAGAGATAATCTGGCCGGTAATGGAAGCGGAATTTAATGCCCGCACCCACCGGGGAGCCCGTCGGGCGGTGACCCTGGTTAATGCGGCCTTAGGCGGCCGGGCGGGTGTTTTAGGCGCACTGGCCCTGGCTTTAAAGGAAGTGGGCGGTGTGACTGGCGCCACTCACCCACCGGTTTAA
- a CDS encoding ATP-binding cassette domain-containing protein, translating into MMQPVIKAVDLVQVINKKTVLDGVNLEVFPGEALGIFGTRGTGKTTLLHILAGIDRFTSGTVEILGCDSRKSNKFKPHLSLVTQERSLFQELKVAENLDFLATLRGGSRATITQLVERLELTDILSQPVRILEAGEYQRAALACALLNNPRILIADELIKDIDLPSRRLIIKEVQRFMADGGTFICGFSNMDYACQMSRVAWLAKGRITWYDPAEARSEWQRQVQEFAVKSGEAND; encoded by the coding sequence ATGATGCAGCCGGTAATTAAAGCAGTTGATTTGGTGCAGGTGATAAACAAAAAAACCGTGCTGGACGGGGTTAACCTGGAAGTGTTCCCGGGCGAGGCCCTGGGCATCTTCGGCACCAGGGGCACCGGCAAAACCACCCTGCTGCATATTCTGGCCGGTATCGACCGGTTTACCTCCGGCACGGTGGAAATATTAGGCTGTGACAGCCGAAAAAGTAATAAATTTAAGCCCCACCTGAGCCTGGTGACCCAGGAACGCAGCCTGTTTCAAGAATTGAAGGTAGCAGAAAACCTGGATTTTCTGGCCACCCTGCGGGGAGGCAGCCGGGCGACCATCACCCAATTAGTGGAGCGGCTGGAGCTGACGGATATTTTGTCACAGCCGGTGCGCATCCTGGAAGCCGGGGAATACCAGCGGGCGGCCCTGGCCTGCGCCCTCTTAAATAACCCCCGGATACTGATTGCTGACGAGTTGATTAAGGATATTGACCTGCCTTCCCGCCGCTTAATAATTAAAGAAGTACAGCGGTTTATGGCTGACGGGGGCACCTTCATCTGCGGTTTCAGTAATATGGATTACGCCTGTCAAATGAGCCGGGTGGCCTGGCTGGCCAAAGGCCGGATCACCTGGTACGACCCGGCGGAGGCCAGGAGTGAGTGGCAGCGGCAGGTGCAGGAATTTGCGGTGAAAAGCGGTGAGGCCAATGATTAA
- the uvrC gene encoding excinuclease ABC subunit UvrC produces MALTDKIKNIPARPGVYLYKDEEDRIIYVGKAVSLKNRVRSYFQSGDQSPKVKAMLKRAVDIEYIVTDSEVEALILENNLIKEHRPKYNVLLKDDKTYPYIKITLQEEFPRLVITRRVIKDGARYFGPFTNVGAVNETIRLLKKIFPLRTCKQRELAPRDRPCLNFHIKRCLGPCCNLVDRARYRDMVNEVVLFLEGRQEDLIKRLRLRMEEAAENLEFEKAAELRDQLLAIEKVVERQKVVSTDLVDQDVIAMARGFDEACLTVFFVRGGKLIGREPYFLEGTDNMERGEVMSSFIQRFYSQTEFVPAEILLSEDIEDKQLISTWLSGLRGSKVTIKVPQRGDKHKLVEMAAQNALLSLEQAQLERQAGRDAIDGALAELTAALGLERPPRRMECYDISNTQGTESVASMVVFEEGKPAKDQYRRFKIRTVEGPNDFASMKETLSRRLAKAREEQTLIDAGQLPAGRAKFSRLPDLIIIDGGKGQLSAAREAMLEQGFAHIPTFGLAKEEELLFAPGRPDPIRLPRESRGLQMLQRLRDEAHRFAVTYHRQLRKKRNLKSVLDEIEGIGPVRRRELYKAYKTLEAIKQASVEELARVPGMNSKSAEAVYRYFREET; encoded by the coding sequence TTGGCTCTGACTGACAAGATTAAAAACATACCTGCCCGTCCAGGGGTTTATTTATATAAAGATGAAGAAGACCGGATTATTTACGTGGGTAAGGCGGTGTCCCTAAAAAACCGCGTCCGGTCCTATTTTCAGTCCGGGGACCAGTCCCCCAAGGTAAAGGCCATGCTCAAGCGGGCGGTGGACATAGAATATATTGTCACCGATTCCGAGGTGGAGGCTTTAATCTTAGAAAATAACTTGATTAAAGAGCACCGGCCCAAATATAATGTGCTGTTGAAGGACGATAAAACTTACCCTTATATTAAAATCACCTTGCAGGAGGAATTTCCCCGGTTGGTCATCACCCGCCGGGTGATTAAAGACGGTGCCCGTTATTTTGGTCCCTTTACCAATGTAGGGGCAGTGAATGAAACCATCCGGTTGTTAAAGAAAATCTTCCCCCTGCGCACCTGTAAACAGCGGGAGTTGGCCCCCCGGGACAGGCCCTGCCTCAATTTCCATATCAAGCGCTGTTTGGGGCCCTGTTGTAACTTGGTGGACCGGGCCCGCTACCGGGATATGGTTAATGAAGTGGTGTTATTTTTGGAGGGTCGGCAGGAGGATTTAATCAAACGGTTGCGGCTGCGCATGGAAGAGGCGGCGGAAAATCTGGAATTTGAAAAGGCGGCGGAACTGCGGGATCAGTTGCTGGCCATTGAAAAGGTGGTGGAGCGGCAGAAGGTGGTGTCCACCGACCTGGTGGATCAGGATGTTATCGCCATGGCCCGGGGTTTTGATGAAGCTTGCTTGACGGTATTTTTTGTGCGGGGCGGTAAATTAATTGGCCGGGAACCGTATTTTCTGGAGGGTACCGATAATATGGAGCGGGGTGAGGTGATGAGTTCCTTCATCCAGCGTTTTTACAGTCAAACCGAGTTTGTACCGGCCGAAATTTTACTGTCCGAGGATATAGAGGATAAACAATTAATCTCCACCTGGCTTAGCGGCCTCAGGGGGAGCAAGGTCACCATTAAGGTGCCCCAGCGGGGGGATAAGCACAAGCTGGTAGAAATGGCAGCCCAAAATGCCCTGTTGTCCCTGGAACAGGCCCAGTTGGAACGCCAGGCCGGGCGGGATGCCATTGACGGCGCCCTGGCGGAACTTACCGCCGCCCTGGGATTAGAGCGGCCGCCCCGCCGGATGGAGTGCTACGACATTTCCAACACCCAGGGAACCGAATCGGTGGCCTCCATGGTGGTCTTTGAGGAAGGAAAACCGGCCAAAGATCAGTACCGCCGGTTTAAAATCCGTACAGTGGAAGGACCCAACGATTTTGCTTCGATGAAAGAGACCTTAAGCCGGCGGCTGGCCAAGGCCAGGGAGGAACAAACTTTAATTGATGCCGGACAATTGCCCGCCGGCCGGGCCAAGTTTAGCCGGCTGCCGGATTTAATTATTATTGACGGGGGTAAGGGGCAGCTTTCAGCGGCCCGGGAGGCCATGCTGGAGCAGGGTTTTGCTCACATCCCCACCTTTGGCCTGGCCAAGGAAGAGGAACTATTGTTTGCCCCGGGCCGGCCGGACCCCATCCGGCTGCCCAGGGAGTCCCGGGGGCTGCAGATGTTACAGCGCCTGCGGGATGAAGCCCACCGCTTCGCTGTTACCTATCACCGCCAGCTGCGTAAAAAGCGCAACTTAAAATCGGTGTTGGATGAAATAGAAGGCATCGGCCCGGTACGCCGCCGGGAGCTGTATAAAGCCTACAAGACCCTGGAGGCCATTAAACAGGCCTCGGTGGAGGAACTGGCCCGGGTGCCGGGCATGAACAGCAAATCCGCCGAGGCGGTGTACCGGTACTTTAGGGAGGAGACTTAG
- a CDS encoding HlyD family secretion protein, producing MEAFAKIEQKKKLILGFFAGLIVLSAAIFGGYFYQKQTALAKERSELTATGTVEATSVLASFKVPGRIENLLVDEGSLVHKGQLLATLETRELAAKLSQAKGARQAAVAKARQAQSAVPMTSETVEATIQQCQAKVAQAEAAARNAKQVYDRYVELHKAGAVSDNDFDSVTTKYEQAQAALREAQAALAQAEAARLKVQTSQAEYEAAQGQANQAEGAVQEAQSYLDNSQLKSPMEGYITQKFLESGEMLNAGTPVFEITDLAHTYVKVYISEQKIGRVKLGQKVQITVPAFPNKVFTGKVVWINNAGDFAVKKAVNEQYQHDLRSFEVKIDVPNPDLALKVGMTANVKILED from the coding sequence ATGGAAGCCTTTGCCAAGATTGAACAGAAGAAGAAACTAATTTTAGGATTTTTTGCCGGGCTGATTGTATTGTCTGCCGCTATATTTGGCGGTTATTTCTACCAAAAGCAAACAGCCCTGGCCAAAGAGCGCAGTGAACTCACCGCCACCGGCACCGTTGAGGCCACCAGTGTGCTGGCTTCCTTTAAGGTACCGGGGCGGATTGAGAACTTGCTGGTGGACGAGGGCAGCCTGGTGCACAAGGGTCAATTGCTGGCCACTCTGGAAACCAGGGAGCTGGCGGCCAAATTGTCCCAGGCCAAGGGTGCCCGCCAGGCGGCTGTAGCCAAGGCCCGTCAGGCGCAGAGCGCCGTGCCAATGACCAGCGAAACAGTGGAGGCCACTATCCAGCAGTGCCAGGCTAAAGTGGCCCAGGCGGAAGCGGCGGCCCGTAATGCCAAGCAGGTTTATGACCGTTATGTAGAGTTACATAAAGCCGGAGCTGTATCCGACAACGACTTTGACTCGGTGACCACCAAGTATGAGCAGGCCCAGGCCGCCCTCCGGGAAGCCCAGGCCGCCCTGGCCCAGGCGGAAGCGGCCCGGTTAAAGGTGCAGACCTCCCAGGCGGAATATGAAGCCGCCCAGGGCCAGGCCAACCAGGCCGAGGGTGCAGTGCAGGAAGCCCAGAGTTATTTGGATAACAGTCAGTTGAAGTCCCCCATGGAAGGTTACATCACGCAGAAGTTTTTGGAGTCGGGGGAAATGCTCAATGCCGGTACACCGGTATTTGAAATAACCGACCTGGCCCATACCTATGTCAAGGTCTATATCAGCGAGCAAAAAATAGGTCGGGTGAAATTGGGCCAAAAGGTGCAAATTACGGTACCCGCCTTCCCCAACAAAGTCTTTACCGGCAAGGTGGTATGGATTAATAACGCCGGTGACTTTGCCGTGAAAAAGGCGGTCAACGAGCAGTACCAGCATGATCTACGCAGCTTTGAGGTAAAAATTGATGTGCCCAACCCGGACCTGGCCCTGAAAGTAGGCATGACCGCCAATGTCAAAATTCTGGAGGACTAG
- a CDS encoding polysaccharide deacetylase family protein, translating into MSKFQRYLIFSVLAVILLTLAGTGLRQQYQYWSIPSDARYPKLQGIPILMYHKVNPDPRTGGLGLRVPPDKFEWQMKYLKKNGYHTVSLVDVMDHFQKGKPLPDKPIVITFDDGYKDNHDFAYPIMKKYGFTGTVFVVSQAIGGTNFFDVQKKLQPENKMMNWDEIKELDAAGFTIGAHTVNHPKLAEVSPEEARWQIEESKRVLEQGLKKPVNVFAYPYGSHNDQVAELVKEAGFRAAVTTELGLAKDSQNPFKLPRVRVTGHYSNEKFIEELHKY; encoded by the coding sequence ATGTCTAAATTCCAACGCTATCTAATATTTTCCGTCCTGGCGGTTATTCTCCTGACCCTGGCCGGGACAGGTCTGCGGCAGCAATATCAATACTGGTCTATCCCTTCTGATGCCAGGTATCCCAAGTTACAGGGCATTCCTATATTAATGTATCACAAGGTGAATCCGGATCCCCGCACCGGTGGCCTGGGGTTAAGGGTGCCGCCGGATAAATTTGAGTGGCAAATGAAGTATCTGAAGAAAAACGGTTATCATACGGTTTCCCTGGTTGATGTTATGGATCATTTCCAAAAGGGTAAACCGCTGCCGGATAAACCCATTGTCATTACCTTTGATGACGGTTATAAGGATAATCATGATTTCGCCTACCCTATTATGAAAAAATATGGCTTTACCGGCACTGTTTTTGTGGTGTCCCAGGCCATTGGCGGTACCAACTTTTTTGATGTACAGAAAAAATTGCAGCCCGAGAACAAAATGATGAACTGGGATGAAATCAAGGAACTGGATGCCGCCGGTTTCACCATTGGTGCCCACACCGTGAACCACCCCAAGTTAGCGGAAGTGTCTCCGGAGGAGGCCCGCTGGCAAATTGAAGAGTCCAAGCGGGTCCTGGAACAGGGTTTAAAGAAGCCGGTGAATGTCTTCGCTTATCCCTACGGTAGCCATAACGACCAGGTGGCCGAACTGGTAAAGGAGGCCGGTTTCCGGGCAGCGGTTACCACCGAGTTGGGGCTGGCTAAGGACAGTCAAAATCCCTTTAAACTGCCCAGGGTGCGGGTAACCGGGCATTACAGCAATGAGAAGTTTATTGAGGAGCTGCATAAGTATTAG
- a CDS encoding Cof-type HAD-IIB family hydrolase has translation MPQYRMIAIDLDDTLLTKDLTISPRTKEYIRRAREAGVHVTLATGRMYQSALPYARELALNLPLITYQGALVKETVSGEELLHLPLPLDLAREVISRIAPHFHTNVYVDDTLYVEKLTPEAVQYGRVCGVVPHPVGDLLKFLDRAPTKVLAVGKENELNILREQMQRYFGSALHITKSKPHFLEFSHPLATKGHALDMLARRWGLRADQVIAIGDSDNDLEMLDYAGLGVVMGNARPEVQARADYITRSNDEDGVAEVIARFVLAE, from the coding sequence TTGCCCCAATATCGGATGATTGCCATTGACTTAGACGATACATTATTAACTAAAGACCTTACCATTTCTCCCCGGACTAAAGAATATATCCGGCGGGCCCGGGAGGCCGGGGTGCATGTGACCCTGGCCACCGGCCGGATGTACCAGTCGGCCTTGCCCTATGCCCGGGAGTTGGCATTAAACTTGCCTCTGATCACCTACCAGGGGGCGCTGGTTAAAGAGACTGTTTCCGGAGAAGAATTGCTGCACCTGCCGTTACCCCTGGATTTGGCCCGGGAGGTGATCAGCCGAATTGCTCCTCACTTCCACACCAATGTCTACGTGGATGACACCCTGTATGTGGAAAAGCTTACCCCCGAGGCAGTACAATATGGTCGGGTGTGCGGCGTGGTGCCGCACCCGGTGGGTGATTTACTGAAGTTTTTAGATCGGGCCCCCACCAAAGTGCTGGCGGTGGGGAAAGAAAACGAACTTAACATATTAAGGGAGCAAATGCAGCGGTATTTTGGCAGCGCCCTGCATATTACCAAGTCTAAACCCCACTTCCTGGAGTTTTCCCACCCGCTGGCCACCAAGGGCCATGCCCTGGATATGCTGGCCCGCCGTTGGGGCTTACGGGCTGACCAGGTCATTGCCATTGGGGATAGCGACAACGACCTGGAGATGCTGGACTATGCCGGTCTGGGTGTGGTGATGGGCAATGCCCGCCCGGAGGTACAGGCCAGGGCCGATTATATAACCAGGTCCAATGATGAAGACGGGGTGGCGGAAGTAATTGCCCGGTTTGTGCTGGCAGAATGA